One genomic region from Nostoc sphaeroides encodes:
- a CDS encoding DUF4089 domain-containing protein yields MEGFNVGEYVDQMALLLDLEIRDEYRDGVVANFERIRAIANLVNSFPLAEDIEVAPVFEP; encoded by the coding sequence ATGGAAGGGTTTAATGTGGGTGAATATGTTGATCAAATGGCGTTGTTGTTGGATTTAGAGATAAGAGATGAGTATCGTGATGGTGTGGTGGCAAATTTTGAGAGAATTAGGGCGATCGCTAATCTTGTAAATTCTTTCCCGCTAGCGGAGGATATTGAAGTTGCACCAGTTTTTGAACCATGA
- a CDS encoding AtzE family amidohydrolase, with protein MNDAVSIAAAVREGKVSAVEVTKAAIARITARDHQLNCFTAVTAETALTDAARIDREIAQGNHPGTLAGVPFAVKNLFDIAGLTTLAGSKINAENPAASLDATAVAKLKQAGAVLVGALNMDEYAYGFVTENSHYGATHNPHDLQRVAGGSSGGSAAAVAAGLVPLTLGSDTNGSIRVPAALCGVFGLKPTYGRLSRAGVALFSSSFDHIGPFGRSVQDIATVFDVLQGEDDRDPICTKRRPELVLSQLEQDISNIRIAIAADYFTKGAEPEALAAVQKIADAIEVTEYVTIPEAHRARAAAFVITASEGANLHLDKLRCRPQDFDSATRDRFLAGALIPSSWYLQAQRFRKWYRDRVREVFQNVDVILAPTTPISAPLIGQQTMILDGEEILVRPHLGLFTQPLSFIGLPVLSVPIQRPNALPLGVQLIAAPHNEVLILRIAAALEVKGVVSAPIV; from the coding sequence ATGAATGATGCTGTATCAATAGCTGCTGCTGTGCGTGAAGGTAAAGTTAGCGCAGTGGAAGTTACCAAGGCTGCGATCGCCCGAATAACAGCGCGGGATCATCAACTCAACTGTTTTACGGCTGTGACTGCTGAGACGGCTTTAACGGATGCAGCCCGCATTGACAGGGAAATCGCCCAAGGTAATCATCCTGGAACGCTTGCTGGTGTGCCTTTTGCGGTGAAAAATCTCTTCGATATTGCTGGTTTAACAACTTTAGCGGGATCGAAAATCAATGCAGAAAACCCAGCAGCAAGCCTTGATGCAACCGCAGTAGCGAAGTTGAAACAAGCGGGTGCTGTGCTGGTTGGCGCTTTGAATATGGATGAGTACGCTTATGGGTTTGTAACGGAAAATTCTCATTACGGTGCTACTCACAACCCCCATGATTTACAGCGAGTTGCTGGTGGTTCATCGGGTGGTTCGGCGGCGGCTGTTGCTGCTGGGTTAGTACCGTTGACGCTGGGTTCTGATACAAATGGTTCGATTCGCGTTCCGGCGGCGTTATGTGGCGTTTTTGGTTTGAAGCCGACTTACGGAAGGTTATCTCGTGCTGGGGTAGCTTTATTTTCTAGCAGTTTTGACCACATTGGCCCTTTTGGGCGTTCGGTGCAGGATATCGCTACGGTGTTTGATGTCCTTCAAGGAGAAGACGATCGCGATCCAATTTGCACAAAGCGTCGTCCTGAATTGGTTTTATCACAACTTGAACAAGATATTTCTAATATCAGAATTGCGATCGCTGCTGATTATTTCACCAAAGGCGCAGAACCGGAAGCTTTAGCAGCAGTGCAAAAAATAGCTGATGCAATAGAAGTAACTGAATACGTAACCATACCAGAAGCACACCGCGCCCGTGCTGCGGCGTTTGTGATTACAGCTAGCGAGGGCGCAAATCTGCATTTGGATAAATTGCGATGTCGTCCTCAAGATTTTGATTCAGCAACACGCGATCGCTTTTTAGCTGGGGCGTTAATTCCTAGTAGCTGGTATCTGCAAGCACAACGCTTTAGAAAATGGTACCGCGATCGCGTTCGGGAAGTCTTTCAAAATGTGGATGTAATTCTTGCCCCAACTACACCAATTTCCGCACCGCTAATTGGTCAACAAACCATGATTTTGGATGGGGAAGAAATTCTTGTGCGTCCTCATTTAGGATTATTTACTCAACCATTATCTTTTATTGGTTTACCCGTTTTATCAGTACCAATTCAGCGCCCAAATGCTTTACCTTTAGGTGTGCAATTGATAGCGGCACCACATAATGAAGTGTTAATTTTACGGATTGCGGCTGCGTTAGAGGTAAAGGGTGTAGTTTCAGCACCAATAGTCTAG
- a CDS encoding SDR family oxidoreductase, with product MTSFDSIEDLVLVAGATGGVGQLVVGKLLERGLKVRVLTRNAAKAEEMFNHRVEIAVGDIRQPATLPAATQNVTHIISCTGTTAFPSARWEFEQSPNLIEWGITFLNPKSSEAKAKNSPAKVDAQGVSNLVTAAPRNLKRFVFVSSCGIERKNQFPFSVLNAFGVLDAKQKGEESIINSGLPYTIIRPGRLIDGPYTSYDLNTLLKAKTGGKYGVVVGTGDTLSGDTSRIDVANACVESLLHPSSSRKIFEIVNQGQRPPAINWETLFSLL from the coding sequence ATGACTTCTTTTGATTCAATTGAAGATTTGGTACTAGTTGCTGGTGCGACTGGTGGAGTCGGGCAACTCGTAGTAGGCAAGTTACTAGAAAGGGGTTTGAAAGTTCGCGTTCTGACACGCAATGCCGCAAAAGCTGAAGAAATGTTTAACCACAGAGTGGAAATTGCCGTTGGTGACATCCGCCAGCCAGCTACACTACCAGCCGCAACACAAAATGTCACCCACATCATCAGTTGTACCGGAACTACTGCCTTTCCCTCTGCGCGATGGGAGTTTGAGCAATCTCCAAACTTGATTGAATGGGGAATCACTTTCCTTAACCCTAAATCTAGTGAAGCAAAAGCAAAGAATAGTCCGGCAAAGGTCGATGCCCAAGGTGTGAGCAACCTAGTGACAGCAGCACCCCGCAATTTGAAGCGGTTCGTTTTCGTCTCTTCTTGCGGAATTGAGCGTAAAAATCAGTTTCCTTTTAGTGTTCTTAATGCTTTTGGCGTGTTGGATGCTAAACAGAAGGGCGAAGAATCCATTATTAACTCAGGATTACCCTACACCATTATCCGTCCAGGACGCCTCATTGACGGGCCATATACCTCATACGACCTCAACACCCTCCTGAAGGCAAAAACTGGGGGTAAATACGGTGTGGTAGTAGGCACTGGGGATACACTTTCGGGCGATACCAGCCGGATTGATGTAGCAAACGCTTGTGTAGAATCCCTTTTACACCCAAGTAGTTCCAGGAAAATTTTTGAAATAGTCAACCAGGGACAAAGACCGCCTGCAATTAACTGGGAAACTCTTTTCTCTTTGCTCTGA
- the dnaK gene encoding molecular chaperone DnaK: MAKVVGIDLGTTNSCVAVMEGGKPTVIANAEGFRTTPSVVAFAKNGDNLVGQIAKRQAVMNPENTFYSVKRFIGRRFEEVSNEATEVSYKVLSSNGNVKLDCPIAGKPFAPEEISAKVLRKLVEDASKYLGETVTQAVITVPAYFNDSQRQATKDAGKIAGIEVLRIINEPTAASLAYGFDKKSNETILVFDLGGGTFDVSVLEVGDGVFEVLATSGDTHLGGDDFDKKIVDFLAEKFKKAEGIELRKDKQALQRLTEAAEKAKIELSSVSQAEINLPFITATQDGPKHLDTTLTRAQFEELCSDLIDRCRIPVENALRDAKLNKGDIDEVVLVGGSTRIPAVQQIVKQVLGKDPNQTVNPDEVVAVGAAIQAGVLAGDVTGILLLDVTPLSLGVETLGGVMTKIIPRNTTIPTKKSEVFSTAVDGQTNVEIHVLQGEREFSNDNKSLGTFRLDGIPAAPRGVPQIEVVFDIDANGILNVTAKDKGTGKEQSISITGASTLDKSDVDRMVREAEQNASSDKERREKIERKNQADSLAYQAEKQLQELGDKVPDADKTKVEGLVKELREAVAKEDDEQIKKLTPELQQALFAVGSNIYQQAGGGAAPGAEPQDGGSTSSGSGDDVIDADFTESK; this comes from the coding sequence ATGGCAAAAGTAGTTGGAATTGACTTAGGAACAACGAACTCCTGCGTAGCAGTGATGGAAGGTGGTAAACCCACAGTAATTGCTAATGCTGAAGGTTTTCGGACAACGCCATCAGTAGTCGCATTTGCGAAAAATGGCGACAACTTGGTTGGGCAAATTGCCAAGCGCCAAGCGGTGATGAACCCCGAAAATACGTTTTACTCAGTCAAACGCTTTATCGGACGCCGCTTCGAGGAAGTGAGTAACGAAGCTACGGAAGTTTCTTACAAAGTCCTCAGCAGCAACGGCAATGTCAAATTAGATTGTCCTATAGCTGGTAAACCGTTTGCTCCTGAAGAAATTTCTGCAAAAGTTCTTCGCAAACTAGTTGAAGACGCCAGCAAATACCTGGGTGAAACTGTAACCCAAGCTGTAATCACTGTTCCCGCCTACTTCAACGACTCGCAACGCCAAGCGACAAAAGACGCTGGTAAAATTGCCGGGATTGAAGTTCTACGGATTATCAACGAGCCTACAGCCGCTTCTTTGGCTTATGGGTTTGACAAGAAGAGTAACGAAACCATCCTCGTATTTGACCTTGGTGGTGGTACCTTCGACGTATCCGTGCTGGAAGTAGGAGATGGAGTTTTTGAAGTACTAGCCACATCTGGTGATACCCACCTTGGTGGTGACGACTTCGATAAAAAAATAGTTGACTTCTTAGCAGAGAAGTTCAAGAAAGCTGAAGGCATTGAGCTACGCAAAGACAAGCAAGCTTTACAACGTCTGACTGAAGCCGCAGAAAAAGCGAAAATTGAGCTTTCTAGCGTTAGCCAAGCAGAAATCAACCTACCATTTATCACCGCTACCCAGGATGGGCCCAAGCACCTAGATACAACCCTAACTCGCGCTCAATTTGAAGAACTTTGCTCTGACTTAATCGACCGTTGTCGGATTCCTGTGGAAAACGCCCTTCGGGATGCCAAGTTAAACAAAGGCGATATTGATGAAGTGGTACTAGTTGGTGGTTCTACCCGCATTCCCGCAGTTCAACAGATTGTGAAGCAGGTATTGGGTAAAGACCCCAACCAAACCGTCAACCCTGATGAAGTCGTAGCAGTTGGTGCAGCTATTCAAGCCGGGGTACTAGCTGGTGATGTAACTGGCATCTTGCTGTTAGACGTGACACCGCTATCTTTGGGTGTGGAAACATTGGGCGGCGTGATGACCAAAATTATCCCCCGCAACACCACAATTCCCACCAAGAAATCGGAAGTCTTCTCCACTGCGGTGGATGGACAAACCAACGTAGAAATTCACGTCCTCCAAGGTGAACGCGAATTCTCTAACGATAACAAGAGCTTGGGAACCTTCCGTCTGGATGGTATTCCGGCTGCACCACGCGGCGTCCCTCAAATTGAAGTGGTGTTCGACATTGACGCTAACGGTATCCTTAACGTTACCGCTAAGGACAAAGGTACTGGTAAAGAACAGTCCATCAGCATAACCGGCGCTTCCACTCTGGATAAGTCTGATGTTGACCGGATGGTGAGAGAAGCTGAACAAAACGCTTCATCTGACAAAGAACGGCGTGAAAAGATTGAACGCAAGAACCAAGCTGACTCTTTGGCATACCAAGCTGAGAAGCAGTTACAAGAATTGGGCGATAAAGTTCCCGATGCTGACAAGACCAAAGTCGAAGGTTTGGTGAAAGAACTGCGGGAAGCAGTTGCTAAAGAAGACGATGAGCAAATCAAAAAGCTCACCCCAGAATTGCAACAAGCGCTATTTGCTGTTGGTAGCAATATTTATCAACAAGCTGGTGGCGGTGCTGCACCAGGTGCTGAACCCCAAGATGGTGGTTCCACATCTAGTGGTAGCGGCGACGATGTGATTGACGCTGATTTTACAGAAAGCAAATAA
- a CDS encoding Uma2 family endonuclease, with protein sequence MNVVTPKRFTIDEYHRLIELEFLKESDRIELIRGELIQMVAKGTPHTFCTTRLCRQLDRLLGDRAVVRCQEPIILPSDSEPEPDVAIARGNETDYLPHHPYPEDIFLVIEISDSTLNYDQTTKLEIYAEAGISDYWIVNLNVCQLERYSQPYQNAQGEFNYLSKQISLPHQSVAIPGFEDVLLDLSRIFPTVVGG encoded by the coding sequence ATGAACGTTGTCACACCAAAGCGATTTACTATTGACGAATATCATCGGCTGATTGAACTGGAATTTCTTAAGGAGAGCGATCGCATTGAATTGATTCGCGGAGAACTAATTCAGATGGTAGCCAAAGGCACACCTCATACATTTTGCACAACTCGACTTTGTAGACAACTGGATCGATTGCTGGGCGATCGGGCTGTTGTGCGTTGTCAAGAGCCAATCATACTACCATCAGATAGTGAACCTGAACCAGATGTGGCGATCGCACGAGGAAATGAAACTGACTATCTTCCCCATCATCCTTATCCTGAAGATATTTTTTTAGTGATTGAAATTTCAGACTCAACCCTAAATTACGACCAAACAACAAAGTTAGAAATCTATGCAGAAGCCGGAATTTCTGATTATTGGATTGTCAACTTAAATGTTTGCCAACTTGAGCGTTACAGCCAACCTTATCAAAATGCTCAAGGTGAATTCAATTACCTCAGCAAGCAGATATCTTTGCCACATCAGTCAGTGGCGATTCCTGGATTTGAAGATGTTTTATTAGACTTGAGTAGAATTTTTCCCACGGTTGTAGGTGGTTAG